The following coding sequences are from one Streptomyces sp. NBC_00536 window:
- a CDS encoding xanthine dehydrogenase family protein molybdopterin-binding subunit, whose product MAEAAEPEVLRGIGASVPAADSRAKSEGTFPYAADLWAEGLLWAAVLRSPHAHARIRSIDTSAAAEMPGVRAVVTHADVPGATTHGRRIADRPVFAHDLVRHHGEAIAAVAADHPDTARLAAAAIAVEYELLDAVTDPEHSFGAPPLHPDGNLIRHIPLRYGDPEAVGDVVVEGLYRIGRQDPAPIGAEAGLAVPRPDGGVEIYTASTDPHTDRDLAAACFGLEPDRVKVVVTGVPGATADREDPAFQLPLGLLALRTGCPVKLAATREESFLGHAHRHPTLLRYRHHADAEGRLVKVEAQILMDAGAYADSSAESLAAAVAFACGPYVVPHAFVEGWAVRTNNPPSGHVRGEGAMQVCAAYEGQMDKLAAALGIDGAELRMRNVLATGDLLPTGQTVTCPAPVAELLRAVRDFELPSLPKDTPEEEWLLPGGPEGAGEPGAVRRGVGYGVGMVHMLGAEGTDEVSTATVKVQDGVATVICAAVDTGQGFATLARQIVQEVLGVDEVVTAPVDTDQPPAGASAHGRHTWVSGGAVERAAKMVRTQLLQPMAHKLGMSTELLQITDGRITSYDGAFSTTVAEAMAGKELWATAQCRPHPTEPLDADGQGDAFVGLAFCAIRAVVDVDIELGSVRVVELAVAQDVGRILNPRQLEARIEAGVTQGVGAALTENLRSAAGLIRHPDLTGYALPTALDAPTVRIVKLVEERDVVAPFGAKAASAVPVVTAPAAVASAVRAATGRPVNRLPIRPSAAVAAPNS is encoded by the coding sequence ATGGCCGAGGCCGCCGAGCCCGAGGTGCTGCGCGGAATCGGCGCGTCCGTCCCCGCCGCGGACTCGCGCGCCAAGTCCGAGGGCACCTTCCCCTACGCCGCCGACCTGTGGGCCGAAGGCCTGCTCTGGGCCGCCGTACTGCGCTCCCCGCACGCCCACGCCCGGATCCGCTCCATCGACACCTCGGCCGCCGCGGAGATGCCGGGCGTCCGGGCCGTGGTCACCCACGCCGACGTCCCCGGCGCCACCACCCACGGCCGCCGCATCGCCGACCGCCCGGTCTTCGCCCACGACCTCGTCCGCCACCACGGCGAAGCCATCGCCGCCGTGGCCGCCGACCACCCGGACACGGCCCGGCTGGCCGCCGCCGCGATCGCGGTCGAGTACGAGCTGCTGGACGCGGTCACCGACCCCGAACACTCCTTCGGCGCGCCGCCGCTGCACCCCGACGGCAACCTGATCCGGCACATCCCGCTCCGCTACGGCGACCCGGAGGCCGTCGGCGACGTCGTCGTCGAAGGCCTGTACCGGATCGGCCGCCAGGACCCCGCCCCCATCGGCGCCGAGGCCGGGCTCGCCGTGCCGCGCCCCGACGGCGGCGTCGAGATCTACACCGCCTCCACCGACCCGCACACCGACCGCGACCTCGCGGCCGCCTGCTTCGGCCTCGAACCCGACCGGGTCAAGGTCGTCGTCACCGGCGTCCCGGGCGCGACCGCCGACCGAGAGGACCCCGCCTTCCAGCTGCCGCTGGGCCTGCTCGCGCTGCGCACCGGCTGCCCCGTCAAACTGGCCGCCACCCGCGAGGAGTCCTTCCTCGGGCACGCCCACCGCCACCCGACCCTGCTGCGCTACCGCCACCACGCGGACGCGGAGGGCCGGCTGGTCAAGGTGGAGGCCCAGATCCTGATGGACGCGGGGGCCTACGCCGACTCCTCGGCGGAGTCGCTGGCCGCGGCCGTCGCCTTCGCGTGCGGTCCGTACGTCGTCCCGCACGCCTTCGTCGAGGGCTGGGCCGTGCGCACCAACAACCCGCCGTCGGGCCACGTCCGCGGCGAGGGCGCCATGCAGGTGTGCGCGGCGTACGAGGGCCAGATGGACAAGCTGGCGGCGGCCCTGGGCATCGACGGCGCCGAGCTGCGCATGCGCAACGTCCTGGCGACCGGCGACCTGCTCCCCACCGGACAGACCGTCACCTGCCCGGCGCCGGTGGCCGAACTGCTGCGCGCGGTGCGCGACTTCGAACTCCCCTCGCTGCCCAAGGACACGCCGGAGGAGGAGTGGCTGCTGCCCGGCGGCCCCGAGGGCGCGGGCGAACCGGGCGCGGTGCGGCGCGGCGTCGGGTACGGCGTGGGCATGGTGCACATGCTCGGCGCGGAGGGCACCGACGAGGTGTCCACGGCCACCGTGAAGGTGCAGGACGGCGTCGCGACGGTGATCTGCGCGGCCGTCGACACCGGACAGGGCTTCGCCACGCTCGCCCGGCAGATCGTCCAGGAAGTGCTGGGCGTGGACGAGGTGGTGACGGCCCCGGTCGACACGGACCAGCCGCCCGCGGGCGCGTCGGCGCACGGCCGCCACACGTGGGTGTCGGGCGGGGCGGTGGAGCGGGCGGCCAAGATGGTCCGTACGCAGCTGCTCCAGCCGATGGCCCACAAGCTCGGCATGTCCACCGAGCTGCTCCAGATCACGGATGGCCGGATCACGTCGTACGACGGCGCGTTCTCCACCACCGTCGCGGAGGCCATGGCGGGCAAGGAACTCTGGGCGACGGCCCAGTGCCGACCCCACCCGACCGAACCGCTGGACGCGGACGGGCAGGGCGACGCCTTCGTGGGGCTCGCGTTCTGCGCGATCCGCGCGGTGGTCGACGTGGACATCGAACTCGGCTCGGTGCGCGTGGTCGAGCTGGCCGTGGCCCAGGACGTCGGCCGGATCCTCAACCCCCGCCAGCTGGAAGCCCGTATCGAAGCGGGCGTCACCCAGGGCGTCGGCGCGGCCCTGACGGAGAACCTCCGCTCGGCGGCGGGCCTCATCCGCCACCCCGACCTGACGGGCTACGCGCTGCCGACGGCGCTGGACGCGCCGACCGTGCGGATCGTGAAACTGGTCGAGGAACGGGACGTCGTGGCGCCCTTCGGCGCGAAGGCTGCGAGTGCGGTCCCGGTGGTGACGGCCCCGGCGGCGGTGGCCTCGGCGGTGCGCGCGGCGACGGGCCGCCCGGTCAACAGGCTCCCGATCCGGCCATCGGCGGCGGTCGCGGCGCCCAACTCGTGA
- a CDS encoding (2Fe-2S)-binding protein: protein MSENENASDGVSDGTGNGGAGTTWGWEPVPHGGEYDSDATAFVQLPPDMLGEAGIGEPLAAPGHGFVPPPMIVPLGSAGTDPAATGTWTLPVRWPEAGGSAPAEPVARVQAAPAPVLGPIPAVIPMPASAMAGLHGDADQGPEGGPDAGAGSGAGVAPGYEHAYEYGYAHGQDHGHDSGHDAGLDSGHDSGLDSGTTTAEWRFPEAGDTGQFDLGAHTGQAGQTGQWAIPVVDGELPEESGEFRHGGLEADWSQAPATLPGGAAAPWATQPDLGFSGAETFAETYAETFADPVGEPVAERAVEPFAEPDALAQAVPGPGADPRDSLGGGFDAFGALDPEQTMNTGALPASAPAPAPPSASGFGAGRRVMGGPGVGTATPLPRGPRVLGGPGVGTPLPDHLQHVQHVQHVEDFDHLAHGEGPVHPAAPDIDAAHGAAAAPVTAERPHPAAEVHGAEQVHGPEQGHASEHGQGPEHGHGPVSGFAGAGGAPGGAEGERRETGTAPGGGDPAEVPDAQATYEEEAAGPAEAPVADQAPDPVAVEAAAQLPDQVLAEVPAQVPVEVSDQVPAQVPAHEEHPLASYVLRVNGADRPVTGAWIGESLLYVLRERLGLAGAKDGCSQGECGACAVQVDGRLVASCLVPAATAASSEVRTVEGLATDGELSDVQQALCRSGAVQCGFCVPGMAMTIHDLLEGNHAPSELETRQALCGNLCRCSGYRGVIEAVGEVVAEREAAAEAAAGGSPGAPIGSPGGAEPRIPHQAAPGEGGIHPDHQHGGMA, encoded by the coding sequence ATGAGCGAGAACGAGAACGCGAGCGACGGCGTGAGCGACGGTACGGGCAATGGCGGCGCGGGCACCACATGGGGCTGGGAGCCGGTGCCGCACGGCGGGGAGTACGACTCGGACGCGACGGCGTTCGTGCAGCTGCCCCCCGACATGCTGGGCGAGGCGGGCATCGGGGAGCCGCTGGCGGCCCCCGGGCACGGGTTCGTGCCGCCGCCGATGATCGTGCCGCTCGGCTCGGCCGGTACGGACCCGGCCGCGACCGGGACCTGGACGCTCCCGGTGCGCTGGCCGGAGGCGGGCGGTTCGGCCCCGGCGGAACCCGTCGCCCGCGTGCAGGCCGCGCCCGCGCCGGTGCTGGGCCCGATCCCGGCGGTCATCCCGATGCCCGCGTCCGCGATGGCCGGGCTGCACGGCGACGCGGACCAGGGCCCGGAGGGGGGCCCCGACGCGGGTGCCGGATCTGGTGCCGGTGTGGCTCCCGGGTACGAGCACGCGTACGAGTACGGGTACGCGCACGGGCAGGACCACGGGCACGACTCCGGGCACGATGCGGGGCTCGATTCCGGGCACGACTCTGGGCTCGATTCCGGGACCACGACCGCCGAGTGGCGCTTCCCGGAGGCCGGCGATACCGGCCAGTTCGACCTGGGGGCGCATACGGGGCAGGCCGGGCAGACCGGACAGTGGGCGATCCCCGTCGTCGACGGGGAACTGCCCGAGGAGTCCGGCGAGTTCCGCCACGGCGGCCTGGAGGCCGACTGGAGCCAGGCCCCGGCCACCCTGCCGGGCGGCGCCGCGGCTCCCTGGGCCACCCAGCCCGACCTCGGGTTCTCCGGTGCGGAGACGTTCGCGGAGACGTACGCGGAGACCTTCGCGGACCCGGTGGGCGAGCCGGTGGCCGAGCGTGCGGTGGAACCGTTCGCGGAGCCCGACGCGCTCGCGCAGGCCGTGCCCGGCCCCGGCGCCGACCCGCGGGACTCCCTCGGCGGCGGCTTCGACGCCTTCGGCGCCCTCGACCCCGAGCAGACCATGAACACGGGCGCGCTGCCCGCCTCCGCCCCTGCCCCCGCTCCCCCCTCCGCCTCCGGCTTCGGCGCGGGGCGCCGGGTGATGGGCGGACCCGGCGTGGGCACGGCGACGCCGCTGCCGCGCGGGCCGCGGGTGCTCGGCGGCCCCGGCGTGGGCACGCCGCTCCCGGACCACCTCCAGCACGTCCAGCACGTCCAGCACGTGGAGGACTTCGACCACCTGGCGCACGGGGAGGGGCCGGTGCACCCGGCCGCCCCCGACATCGACGCCGCGCACGGCGCCGCCGCGGCCCCGGTGACCGCGGAGCGCCCGCACCCGGCCGCCGAGGTCCACGGCGCGGAGCAGGTCCACGGCCCGGAGCAGGGGCACGCCTCCGAGCACGGGCAGGGCCCTGAGCACGGGCACGGGCCTGTCTCCGGCTTCGCCGGAGCCGGCGGTGCGCCGGGCGGGGCCGAGGGGGAGCGCCGGGAAACCGGTACGGCCCCCGGGGGCGGGGATCCCGCGGAGGTCCCGGACGCGCAGGCGACGTACGAGGAAGAGGCCGCGGGACCGGCGGAGGCACCGGTCGCCGACCAGGCCCCGGACCCGGTAGCCGTGGAGGCCGCGGCGCAGCTTCCGGACCAGGTCCTGGCAGAGGTCCCGGCCCAGGTACCGGTAGAGGTCTCGGACCAGGTCCCGGCCCAGGTACCGGCGCACGAGGAGCATCCCCTCGCCTCCTACGTGCTGCGCGTCAACGGCGCCGACCGGCCCGTCACCGGCGCCTGGATCGGCGAGTCGCTGCTCTACGTGCTGCGCGAGCGGCTCGGCCTGGCCGGCGCCAAGGACGGGTGCTCGCAGGGCGAGTGCGGCGCCTGCGCCGTGCAGGTCGACGGCCGGCTGGTCGCCTCCTGCCTGGTGCCCGCCGCGACCGCCGCGAGCAGTGAGGTCCGTACGGTCGAGGGCCTGGCCACCGACGGTGAACTCTCCGACGTGCAGCAGGCGCTGTGCCGGTCGGGAGCCGTCCAGTGCGGGTTCTGCGTGCCCGGCATGGCCATGACCATCCACGACCTGCTGGAGGGCAACCACGCCCCCAGCGAGCTGGAAACCCGCCAGGCCCTCTGCGGCAACCTCTGCCGGTGCTCCGGCTACCGGGGCGTCATCGAGGCCGTCGGCGAGGTCGTCGCCGAGCGCGAGGCGGCCGCCGAGGCGGCGGCGGGCGGCTCTCCGGGCGCTCCGATCGGCTCTCCGGGGGGCGCGGAACCGCGCATCCCGCACCAGGCGGCGCCCGGCGAGGGCGGCATCCACCCGGACCACCAGCACGGAGGCATGGCGTGA
- a CDS encoding FAD binding domain-containing protein → MTTHAPHALHAPDSPQGPQPTQSVTLPASLDEAVAALAAMPAAVPVAGGTDLMAAVNAGLLRPAALVGLGRINEIRGWQYQDGHALLGAGLTHARMGRPDFAALIPALAAAARAAGPPQIRNAGTLGGNIATAAPTGDALPVLAALEAVLVIVGPGGSRREIPVSHLLAGREMLRPGELIGFVRVPLLHAPQVFLKATGRTGPGRAVASVGLVLDPARRGVRIAVGAVAPMPLRPLEAEQWVASLIDWDGERTLAPDALEAFGEYVAAACVPDQGEAVAPAVLHLRRTVAVLARRALGRALTS, encoded by the coding sequence TTGACCACGCACGCACCGCACGCACTGCACGCACCGGATTCACCTCAGGGGCCGCAGCCGACGCAGTCCGTGACGCTGCCGGCCTCGCTCGACGAGGCCGTGGCGGCGCTGGCCGCCATGCCCGCCGCCGTGCCCGTGGCCGGCGGCACCGACCTCATGGCCGCCGTCAACGCCGGGCTGCTGCGCCCGGCCGCACTGGTGGGCCTCGGCCGGATCAACGAGATCCGCGGCTGGCAGTACCAGGACGGCCACGCCCTGCTCGGCGCCGGACTCACCCACGCGCGGATGGGCCGCCCCGACTTCGCGGCACTGATCCCGGCCCTGGCCGCGGCCGCCCGCGCCGCCGGGCCGCCGCAGATCCGCAACGCGGGCACGCTCGGCGGCAACATCGCCACGGCCGCCCCGACCGGCGACGCGCTGCCGGTGCTGGCGGCGCTGGAGGCGGTCCTCGTCATCGTGGGCCCGGGCGGCTCGCGCCGGGAGATCCCGGTCTCGCACCTGCTGGCCGGGCGGGAAATGTTGCGACCCGGTGAACTCATCGGCTTCGTCCGGGTACCCCTGCTGCACGCCCCGCAGGTGTTCCTGAAGGCCACGGGCCGGACCGGCCCGGGGCGCGCGGTGGCGTCCGTGGGGCTCGTACTCGACCCCGCGCGCCGGGGCGTGCGCATCGCGGTGGGCGCGGTCGCGCCGATGCCGCTGCGCCCCCTGGAAGCCGAGCAGTGGGTGGCCTCGCTGATCGACTGGGACGGGGAGCGCACGCTGGCCCCGGACGCGCTGGAGGCCTTCGGCGAATACGTCGCGGCCGCCTGCGTACCGGACCAGGGCGAAGCGGTGGCCCCCGCGGTGCTGCACTTGCGGCGCACGGTGGCGGTACTGGCACGGAGGGCCCTGGGGAGGGCGCTGACCTCATGA
- a CDS encoding beta-N-acetylhexosaminidase: MDHDLIPAPREATFQAGAVRYAFGPEPDLAAGPGTQATARWLRGVLGAAAGWSLPPAEPADPDGRADVRLLVDEGVGRELGPEGYELTVSADGALIRGGGPAGVFWGAQTLRQLLGPHAFRRAPLPGARWSLPYGTVRDAPRFGWRGLLLDVCRHFLPKDGVLRYIDLLAAHKLNVLHLHLTDDQGWRIEIKRHPRLTGVGAWRPRSRWGHRDSPLWNDTPHGGFYTQDDIREIVAYAAARHVRVVPEIDLPGHAQAAIAAYPELGNTDVVDTAALGVWDDWGINENVLAPTEAVLRFYEGVFEEVLELFPAEVSPFVHVGGDECPKTQWAASRAAQERIRELGVKDEDGLQSWFIRHFDGWLAERGRRLIGWDEILEGGLADGAAVSSWRGYAGGIAAAEAGHDVVMCPEQQVYLDHRQAPGPDEPMPIGYVRTLEDVYRFEPVPPQLSARAAERVLGAQANVWTEVMEHQGRVDYQVFPRLAAFAEVVWSRLPEPGARDYADFEGRMGGLEGGRPGVPAGVPAGGHYARLDALGVDYRPPGGPLPWQRRPGVLGRPKDGVPPTV; the protein is encoded by the coding sequence ATGGACCACGATCTGATCCCCGCACCCCGCGAAGCCACCTTTCAGGCGGGCGCGGTCCGCTACGCGTTCGGGCCCGAGCCCGACCTCGCCGCCGGACCCGGTACGCAGGCCACCGCGCGCTGGCTGCGGGGGGTGCTGGGGGCCGCCGCCGGGTGGAGCCTGCCGCCCGCCGAGCCCGCCGACCCCGATGGACGTGCCGACGTACGGCTCCTCGTCGACGAGGGCGTCGGGCGCGAGCTGGGCCCCGAGGGGTACGAGCTGACGGTGAGCGCCGATGGCGCCCTGATCCGCGGCGGCGGGCCCGCGGGGGTGTTCTGGGGCGCGCAGACGCTGCGTCAGCTGCTCGGGCCGCACGCCTTCCGGCGGGCACCGCTGCCCGGGGCGCGCTGGAGCCTGCCGTACGGGACGGTCCGTGACGCGCCCCGGTTCGGCTGGCGCGGGCTGCTGCTCGACGTCTGCCGCCACTTCCTGCCCAAGGACGGCGTCCTGCGCTACATCGACCTGCTGGCCGCCCACAAGCTCAACGTGCTGCACCTGCACCTGACGGACGACCAGGGCTGGCGGATCGAGATCAAGCGCCACCCCCGGCTCACCGGGGTCGGCGCCTGGCGCCCGCGCTCGCGCTGGGGCCACCGGGACTCCCCGCTGTGGAACGACACCCCGCACGGCGGCTTCTACACCCAGGACGACATCCGCGAGATCGTCGCCTACGCGGCCGCCCGGCACGTGCGGGTGGTGCCCGAGATCGACCTGCCGGGGCACGCGCAGGCCGCCATCGCCGCCTACCCGGAGCTGGGCAACACCGACGTCGTCGACACGGCGGCGCTCGGGGTGTGGGACGACTGGGGCATCAACGAGAACGTGCTCGCGCCCACCGAGGCCGTGCTGCGCTTCTACGAAGGCGTCTTCGAGGAGGTGCTGGAGCTCTTCCCGGCGGAGGTCTCGCCCTTCGTGCACGTGGGCGGGGACGAATGCCCCAAGACGCAGTGGGCGGCCTCCCGGGCCGCCCAGGAGCGGATCCGGGAGCTGGGGGTCAAGGACGAGGACGGCCTGCAGTCCTGGTTCATCCGGCACTTCGACGGCTGGCTCGCCGAGCGCGGGCGGCGGCTGATCGGGTGGGACGAGATCCTGGAGGGCGGCCTGGCCGACGGGGCCGCCGTCTCCTCCTGGCGCGGCTACGCGGGCGGGATCGCGGCCGCCGAGGCCGGGCACGACGTGGTGATGTGCCCCGAGCAGCAGGTGTACCTGGACCACCGTCAGGCGCCGGGCCCGGACGAGCCGATGCCGATCGGGTACGTGCGCACGCTGGAGGACGTCTACCGCTTTGAACCGGTGCCGCCGCAGTTGTCCGCACGGGCCGCGGAACGCGTGCTGGGCGCGCAGGCCAACGTGTGGACCGAGGTGATGGAGCACCAGGGGCGGGTGGACTACCAGGTGTTCCCGCGGCTGGCCGCCTTCGCCGAGGTGGTGTGGTCGCGGCTGCCCGAACCGGGCGCGCGGGACTACGCGGACTTCGAGGGGCGGATGGGCGGGCTGGAGGGCGGTCGGCCGGGTGTTCCTGCGGGTGTTCCGGCGGGCGGGCACTACGCGCGTCTCGACGCCCTCGGGGTCGACTACCGGCCGCCGGGCGGCCCGTTGCCCTGGCAGCGCAGGCCCGGGGTGCTCGGGCGGCCCAAGGACGGGGTCCCGCCGACCGTGTGA